One genomic window of Punica granatum isolate Tunisia-2019 chromosome 1, ASM765513v2, whole genome shotgun sequence includes the following:
- the LOC116207421 gene encoding calcium-transporting ATPase 9, plasma membrane-type-like isoform X7 — protein MSRDHNSSALQQYGGVKGLSDMLRTNLEKGILGDEDDILKRRNAFGSNTYPRKKARSFLRFLWEAWQDLTLIILIIAAAASLALGMKTEGIKEGWYDGGSIAFAVFLVIIVTAISDYRQSLQFQNLNEEKRNIQIEVMRGGRMVKISIFDIVVGDVVPLRIGDQVPADGILISGHSLATDESSMTGESKIVHKDQKAPFLMSGCKVADGVGTMLVTGVGINTEWGLLMASISEDTGEETPLQVRLNGVATFIGIVGLVVAFSVLAVLLARYFTGNTRNSNGTVQFHKGETSISQIVDDIIKIVTIAVTIVVVAVPEGLPLAVTLTLAYSMRKMMADKALASPAYSLKSLLYFCNYIRYKVLLSKNKSIKTFDQVRRLSACETMGSATTICSDKTGTLTLNQMTVVEAYIGRQRLDPPDDSSKLHTRISSLLFTGIAQNTQGNVFEPKDGGAVEISGSPTEKAILSWAVKLGMKFEAMKSESTVLQVFPFNSEKKRGGVALKVQDSEAYIHWKGAAEILLASCTKYMDLNGQLQSIDGEKEFCKEAIDDMAARSLRCVAIAYRPFDVEKIPADTESLDKWVLPEDDLVLIGIVGIKDPCRPGVKDAVKVCIEAGVKVRMVTGDNIQTAKAIALECGILSSDADASESNIIEGKVFRALSEGEREQVAKRITVMGRSSPSDKLLLVQALRKGGDVVAVTGDGTNDAPALHEADIGLAMGIQGTEVAKESSDIIILDDNFASVVKVVRWGRSVYANIQKFIQFQLTVNVAALIINVVAAVSSGDVPLNAVQLLWVNLIMDTLGALALATEPPTDHLMHRTPVGRREPLITNIMWRNLIVQALYQVGVLLVLNFAGRTILGLNDETRERANEVKNTVIFNTFVFCQIFNEFNARKPDEMNVFTGVTKNYLFMGIIGITLVLQVIIIQFLGKFTSTVRLSWELWLVSIAIGLISWPLAVVGKLIPVPETPLAKYFIRPFQRLRTARSA, from the exons ATGTCCAGGGATCATAATAGTTCTGCTCTACAACAATATGGAGGG GTCAAAGGTCTATCAGATATGTTGAGAACAAACTTGGAAAAAGGCATActtggagatgaggatgataTACTCAAGCGTAGGAATGCCTTTGGATCGAATACATATCCTAGAAAGAAAGCAAGGAGCTTCCTG CGGTTTCTCTGGGAAGCCTGGCAAGATTTAACTCTCATTATCCTAATAATAGCTGCCGCAGCATCATTGGCACTTGGAATGAAGACTGAG GGCATAAAAGAAGGCTGGTACGATGGAGGAAGCATAGCTTTTGCTGTTTTTCTTGTTATTATTGTGACAG CCATTAGTGATTATCGGCAGTCACTAcagtttcaaaatttaaacGAGGAAAAACGGAATATTCAGATAGAG GTCATGAGAGGGGGTAGAATGGTGAAGATTTCAATATTTGACATTGTTGTTGGTGATGTGGTACCTCTCAGAATAGGTGATCAG GTCCCTGCTGATGGAATCTTAATTAGCGGCCATTCCCTTGCAACAGATGAATCCAGCATGACTGGTGAAAGCAAGATT GTTCATAAAGATCAAAAAGCACCTTTTTTGATGTCGGGTTGCAAAGTTGCTGATGGTGTTGGTACTATGCTG GTGACTGGTGTTGGCATTAACACTGAATGGGGCTTATTAATGGCAAGCATCTCTGAGGATACTGGCGAAGAGACCCCATTGCAG GTTCGCCTGAATGGTGTTGCAACATTTATAGGTATTGTAGGTCTTGTAGTAGCATTTTCAGTACTAGCTGTCCTTTTGGCGAG GTACTTTACTGGAAATACACGAAATTCAAATGGAACAGTCCAATTTCATAAGGGCGAGACTAGCATTAGTCAAATTGTAGACGATATTATAAAAATCGTGACGATTGCG gTCACAATTGTTGTTGTTGCCGTGCCTGAAGGACTTCCCTTGGCTGTTACCTTGAC ACTGGCTTATTCAATGAGGAAAATGATGGCAGACAAAGCCCTGGCAAGTCCTGCTTATTCTCTGAAAAGCCTACTATACTTTTGCAATTATATCAGATATAAAGTGTTGCTTTCTAAGAACAAATCCATCAAAACATTTGATCAGGTTCGAAGGCTTTCGGCTTGTGAAACTATGGGCTCTGCAACTACAATTTGCAGTGATAAGACTGGAACTCTGACGTTAAATCag ATGACTGTCGTTGAGGCTTACATTGGTCGACAGAGACTGGATCCACCAGATGACTCCTCCAAATTGCACACCAGgatctcttctcttctctttacTGGCATTGCACAGAATACACAAGGCAATGTCTTTGAGCCCAAG GATGGTGGAGCTGTTGAGATTTCTGGTTCACCAACTGAAAAGGCCATCCTTTCATGGGCAGTCAAG TTGGGAATGAAGTTTGAGGCTATGAAATCAGAGTCCACAGTGCTTCAGGTTTTCCCATTTAATTCAGAGAAAAAACGGGGTGGTGTTGCTTTGAAAGTG CAGGACTCAGAAGCTTATATACACTGGAAGGGAGCAGCAGAGATACTATTAGCATCATGCACCAAATATATGGACTTGAATGGTCAATTGCAATCCATTGATGGAGAAAAG GAATTCTGTAAGGAAGCCATTGATGACATGGCTGCGAGAAGCTTGAGGTGTGTAGCCATTGCTTATAGACCATTTGATGTCGAAAAGATTCCTGCTGACACTGAAAGTCTTGACAAGTGGGTGCTACCTGAAGATGACCTTGTTTTGATTGGTATTGTTGGTATCAAG GATCCTTGCCGTCCAGGTGTCAAAGATGCTGTAAAAGTATGCATAGAAGCTGGGGTGAAG GTACGAATGGTCACTGGAGATAATATTCAGACAGCGAAGGCTATAGCTCTTGAGTGCGGAATACTCAGCTCCGATGCAGATGCTTCTGAGTCCAATATTATCGAAGGGAAGGTGTTCCGTGCACTATCTGAGGGAGAGCGGGAACAAGTAGCAAAGAGAATTACA GTGATGGGGAGGTCTTCACCAAGTGACAAATTGTTACTTGTGCAAGCATTGCGCAAAGGCGGGGATGTTGTTGCTGTGACAGGCGATGGAACCAATGATGCTCCTGCACTCCATGAG gcAGATATAGGTCTTGCTATGGGCATTCAAGGCACAGAAGTTGCTAAAGAGAGCTCTGATATAATTATTTTGGATGATAACTTCGCCTCTGTTGTAAAG GTTGTAAGATGGGGCCGTTCTGTCTATGCAAACATTCAGAAATTCATCCAATTCCAGCTTACAGTTAATGTGGCAGCCCTCATAATCAATGTTGTGGCAGCAGTATCTTCTGGCGATGTTCCCCTAAATGCAGTGCAG CTCCTGTGGGTTAACCTTATTATGGATACACTTGGCGCGCTTGCATTGGCTACTGAACCACCAACAGATCATCTTATGCATAGAACTCCGGTTGGCCGAAG GGAACCTCTTATAACTAATATTATGTGGAGGAACTTAATTGTGCAG GCTTTATATCAAGTGGGTGTCCTTCTGGTGCTCAATTTCGCGGGCCGAACTATTCTTGGGTTGAATGACGAAACGAGGGAACGTGCTAATGAAGTGAAGAATACCGTGATATTCAACACATTTGTGTTTTGCCAG ATCTTCAATGAGTTCAACGCCCGGAAGCCTGATGAAATGAATGTCTTCACTGGAGTGACCAAAAACTACCTGTTTATGGGTATCATTGGAATAACCCTGGTTCTTCAG GTAATAATCATTCAGTTCCTCGGGAAGTTCACTTCGACGGTGAGGTTGAGTTGGGAGCTATGGCTCGTATCTATTGCAATAGGCCTCATCAG CTGGCCTCTTGCAGTGGTAGGAAAGCTGATTCCAGTTCCGGAGACTCCACTTGCCAAGTATTTCATTAGGCCATTTCAGCGCCTGAGAACTGCTCGAAGCGCATAA